One region of Camelus bactrianus isolate YW-2024 breed Bactrian camel chromosome 22, ASM4877302v1, whole genome shotgun sequence genomic DNA includes:
- the ANO8 gene encoding anoctamin-8 isoform X4 gives MRGAADSGPQRTFLARGQLLPVLTPYPLQERQSIIRFWLQNLRAKQGEALHNVRFLEDQPIIPELAARGIIQQVFPVHEQRILNRLMKSWVQAVCENQPLDEICDYFGVKIAMYFAWLGFYTSAMVYPAVFGSVLYTFTEADQTSRDVSCVVFALFNVVWSTLFLEEWKRRGAELAYKWGTLDSPGEAVEEPRPQFRGVRRISPVTRAEEFYYPPWKRLLFQLLVSLPLCLTCLACVFLLMLGCFQLQELVLSVKGLPRLARFLPKVMLALLVSASAEGYKKLAVWLNDMENYRLESAYEKHLIIKVVLFQFVNSYLSLFYIGFYLKDMERLKELLIVLSLSQSLERQLWAVLVPLVALRFRLFLLSLQGLLLVARAKMLATLLITRQFLQNVREVLQPHLYRRLGRGELGLRAAWELARALLGLLSLRRPALHHLEPQAEEGGGGSSSGGGRRCLSGGCGAPEEEEEATMERRPAGEGGEIGDGPRGGKEEEEEDEDEDEEEEDEDEDEGEEDGLLDCGLRLKKVSFAERGSGRRRPGPSPEALLEEGSPTMVEKGLEPSVFTLAEEDDEAEGAPSSPEREPPAVLLRRAGGEGRDQGPDGGPDPEPGSGDSARRQRRQNRSSWIDPPEEEHSPQLTQAELESCMKKYEDTFQDYQEMFVQFGYVVLFSSAFPLAALCALVNNLIEIRSDALKLCTGLQRPFGQRVESIGQWQKVMEVMGVLAIVVNCYLIGQCGQLQRLFPWLSPEAAIVSVVVLEHFALLLKYLIHVAIPDIPGWVAEEMAKLEYQRREAFKRHERQAQHRYQQQQRRRREEEERQRHAEHHARRERDTSGREEARAEGSGQDPAAPEKASAKAKGSGAGSHGPERPKRPGSLLAPNNVMKLKQIIPLQSKFLSSGAASSLASVGAGLTARPPPAQSPTGSDTRLPAFLSFKFLKSPETRRDPERSHSPPKAFHAGKLFPFGGARAEAGSNGAGGQARQDGTPGGGSGRAQRSGPADEATAEEPDTPRPEEEGSGTALAPMGAPALRTRRSRSPAPPPQPPPTPLPRPPTPPAGCWQWDGPWGCGGEGTAPRQAPATAECPPCALAGPPPAPQPLPGDASFYSLPPPPPPSSEPSEPPAPSPSPSPSPSPQAVCWPSGWH, from the exons ATGAGAG GTGCGGCCGACTCTGGCCCCCAGCGCACATTCCTAGCCCGTGGGCAGCTGCTCCCTGTGCTCACGCCCTATCCCCTGCAGGAGCGCCAGAGCATCATCCGCTTCTGGCTGCAGAACCTACGTGCCAAGCAGGGCGAGGCACTGCACAACGTGCGCTTTCTGGAAGACCAGCCAATCA TCCCTGAACTGGCGGCCCGAGGGATCATCCAACAGGTGTTTCCAGTCCACGAGCAGCGCATCCTGAACCGCCTCATGAAGTCATGGGTGCAGGCTGTGTGTGAAAACCAGCCTCTAG ATGAGATCTGCGACTACTTTGGAGTCAAGATTGCCATGTACTTCGCCTGGCTGGGTTTCTACACATCAGCAATGGTGTACCCAGCTGTCTTTGGCTCTGTCCTGTACACATTCACGGAGGCTGATCAG ACAAGCCGGGATGTATCCTGTGTGGTCTTTGCCCTCTTCAACGTGGTCTGGTCAACGCTGTTCCTGGAGGAGTGGAAACGGAGGGGGGCGGAGCTGGCCTATAAGTGGGGAACGTTGGACTCACCTGGGGAAGCCGTGGAGGAGCCACGACCCCAGTTCAGG GGCGTGCGACGCATCAGCCCCGTGACTCGGGCTGAAGAATTCTACTACCCTCCCTGGAAGCGGCTGCTCTTCCAGCTGCTCGTGAGTCTCCCCCTGTGCCTCACCTGCCTGGCCTGCGTGTTCCTGCTCATGCTCGGCTGCTTCCAGCTGCAG GAGCTGGTGCTGAGCGTGAAGGGACTGCCCCGTCTCGCCCGCTTCCTGCCAAAAGTCATGCTAGCCCTGCTGGTCAGTGCAAGCGCAGAGGGCTACAAGAAGCTGGCTGTCTGGCTCAATGACATGG AGAATTACCGGCTGGAGAGCGCCTACGAGAAGCACCTCATTATCAAGGTTGTCCTG TTCCAATTCGTCAACTCATACCTGAGCCTCTTCTATATTGGCTTCTACCTCAAAGACATGGAGCGCCTGAAAGAG CTCCTGATCGTCCTGTCCCTGTCCCAGAGCCTCGAGCGGCAGCTTTGGGCGGTGCTGGTCCCGCTCGTGGCCCTGCGGTTCCGCctgttcctcctctccctccagggTCTCCTGCTCGTGGCCCGGGCCAAA aTGCTGGCCACCCTGCTGATCACCCGCCAGTTCCTCCAGAATGTTCGGGAGGTGCTGCAGCCCCATCTGTACCGGCGACTGGGCCGTGGCGAGCTTGGCCTGCGGGCCGCTTGGGAGCTGGCCCGTGCCCTACTTGGCCTGCTGAGCCTCCGGCGCCCTGCACTCCACCACCTCGAACCCCAGGCTGAAGagggtggtggtggcagcagcagtggTGGGGGGCGCAGGTGTCTCAGCGGGGGCTGTGGGGctcctgaggaggaggaggaagccacAATGGAGCGGCGGCCCGCGGGGGAAGGTGGGGAAATAGGGGATGGGCCTCGGGGgggcaaggaggaggaggaggaggacgaggatgaggatgaggaagaggaggatgaggatgaggacGAAGGTGAAGAAGACGGCCTCCTGGACTGCGGGCTCCGACTGAAGAAGGTCAGCTTTGCTGAGCGAGGGTCTGGGCGGCGTCGACCTGGCCCAAGCCCAGAGGccctcctggaggaggggagcccTACCATGGTGGAGAAGGGGCTGGAACCAAGTGTGTTCACACTGGCTGAGGAAGATGATGAGGCCGAAGGGGCTCCCAGCAGCCCTGAGCGGGAACCCCCGGCTGTTCTGCTTCGCCGGGCCGGAGGCGAGGGCCGAGATCAGGGGCCTGATGGGGGCCCGGACCCAGAGCCAGGTTCGGGTGACTCAGCTCGGAGGCAGCGTCGGCAGAACAGGTCATCTTGGATCGACCCACCAGAGGAGGAACACTCACCTCAGCTCACCCAGGCCGAGCTGGAGAGCTGTATGAAGAAATATGAG GACACGTTCCAGGACTACCAGGAGATGTTTGTGCAGTTTGGCTACGTCGTGCTCTTCTCGTCTGCCTTCCCGCTGGCCGCCCTCTGCGCTCTGGTCAACAACCTCATCGAGATCCGCAGCGACGCCCTCAAGCTGTGCACGGGGCTGCAGCGGCCCTTTGGGCAGCGGGTGGAGAGCATTGGCCAGTGGCAG AAGGTGATGGAGGTCATGGGTGTCCTAGCAATCGTGGTCAACTGCTATCTCATTGGCCAGTGTGGGCAGCTGCAGCGCCTCTTCCCCTGGCTCAGCCCCGAGGCGGCCATCGTGTCTGTGGTGGTGCTTGAG CACTTCGCTCTGCTCCTCAAGTACCTCATCCACGTGGCCATCCCCGACATCCCAGGCTGGGTGGCTGAGGAGATGGCCAAGCTGGAGTACCAGCGCCGGGAGGCATTTAAG AGACATGAGCGCCAGGCCCAGCACCGCtatcagcagcagcagcggcggaggcgggaggaggaggagcgccAGCGCCACGCGGAGCATCATGCCCGGAGGGAGCGCGACACCAGTGGACGGGAGGAGGCTCGGGCTGAGGGCTCCGGGCAGGACCCAGCTGCCCCTGAGAAGGCCTCAGCCAAGGCCAAGGGCAGTGGGGCAGGCAGTCATGGGCCAGAGCGGCCCAAGCGCCCAGGGTCCCTGCTGGCACCTAACAACGTCATGAAGCTGAAGCAGATCATCCCACTGCAGAGCAAGTTCCTGTCATCCGGGGCCGCGTCCTCACTGGCTAGCGTGGGGGCTGGCCTCACCGCCCGGCCGCCCCCTGCCCAGTCGCCCACGGGTAGCGACACCCGCCTGCCAGCTTTCCTCAGCTTCAAATTCCTCAAGTCACCTGAGACCCGGCGGGACCCTGAGCGTAGCCACTCGCCACCCAAGGCCTTCCACGCCGGCAAGCTCTTCCCCTTCGGCGGGGCCCGGGCTGAGGCCGGGTCCAACGGGGCGGGCGGGCAGGCCCGGCAGGACGGGACCCCCGGCGGTGGCAGTGGCCGGGCCCAGCGGAGTGGGCCGGCGGACGAGGCTACAGCTGAGGAGCCGGACACACCCCGGCCCGAAGAGGAAGGCTCAG GGACAGCGCTGGCCCCCATGGGCGCCCCCGCCCTCCGCACCCGCCGCAGCCGGAGCCCTGCGCCGCCGCCACAGCCGCCGCCAACACCGCTGCCCCGGCCCCCGACGCCACCCGCCGGCTGCTGGCAGTGGGACGGGCCGTGGGGCTGCGGGGGCGAGGGCACCGCCCCCCGCCAGGCTCCGGCCACCGCCGAGTGCCCGCCCTGCGCCCTCGCCGggcccccgcccgccccccagcccctgccggGGGACGCCAGCTTCTACAGCCTcccaccgccgccgcctcccTCCTCCGAGCCCTCAGAGCCCCCGGCGCCTtcgcccagccccagccccagccccagcccccaggccgtGTGCTGGCCCAGCGGCTGGCATTAG